The proteins below come from a single Microtus ochrogaster isolate Prairie Vole_2 chromosome 8, MicOch1.0, whole genome shotgun sequence genomic window:
- the LOC101984651 gene encoding glycine N-acyltransferase, with amino-acid sequence MAVTLQGAQMLQILERSLRKYLPESLKVYGTVFHMNHGNPFNLKAVVDKWPDFNTVVVRPQEQDMADDHDFYTNTYQIFSKDPQNCQEFLDSPEVINWKQHLQIQSSQSRLNEAIQNIANIQSFQVNRSENILFVTAETIKKLFPDLLDPKNLSPGNGKPKAINQDMFKLSSLDTTHAALVNKFWLFGGNERSHRFIERCLKNFPSCCVLGPEGTPASWTLMDQTGEMRMGGTMPEYRDQGLVSFVVYSQDQIMKKCGFPVYSHTDKSNIAMQKMSYKLQHLPMPSAWNQWKCVPM; translated from the exons ATGGCTGTCACACTGCAAGGTGCACAAATGCTGCAGATACTGGAGAGATCATTGAGGAAGTATCTTCCTGAATCTTTAAAG GTTTATGGGACTGTCTTTCACATGAACCATGGAAACCCATTCAACCTAAAAGCTGTAGTTGACAAGTGGCCTGATTTTAACACAGTGGTTGTTCGTCCTCAGGAACAG GACATGGCAGATGACCATGATTTCTACACCAATACTTACCAAATCTTCTCTAAAGATCCCCAGAACTGTCAGGAATTCCTGGACTCCCCAGAAGTAATCAACTGGAAACAACATTTGCAGATTCAAA GTTCCCAGTCTCGCCTGAATGAGGCAATACAAAATATTGCAAACATTCAGTCTTTCCAAGTCAACCGCTCAGAAAACATCCTCTTTGTAACAGCAGAGACAATCAAGAAACTGTTCCCTGACCTGCTGGATCCAAAGAATTTATCTCCGGGTAATGGCAAGCCCAAGGCCAT CAATCAAGACATGTTTAAACTTTCATCCTTGGATACCACCCATGCTGCCTTGGTGAATAAATTCTGGCTTTTTGGTGGCAATGAGCGGAGCCATAGATTCATTGAACGCTGTTTAAAGAACTTCCCAAGTTGCTGTGTCCTGGGACCTGAGGGGACCCCTGCATCCTGGACCCTAATGGACCAAACTGGAGAGATGCGAATGGGAGGCACCATGCCTGAGTATCGAGACCAAGGTCTTGTCTCCTTTGTTGTCTATTCACAAGACCAGATTATGAAGAAATGTGGCTTTCCTGTTTATTCTCACACAGACAAAAGCAATATTGCCATGCAAAAAATGAGTTACAAACTGCAACATCTCCCCATGCCCAGTGCCTGGAACCAATGGAAGTGTGTGCCTATGTGA